In a single window of the Streptomyces sp. CGMCC 4.7035 genome:
- a CDS encoding LysR family transcriptional regulator, translating to MSVGDEAVLPVVGLAHRVPDLGALELLLAVARLGSLGRAARELGITQPAASSRIRSMERQLGVALVDRSPRGSRLTDAGALVTDWARRIVEAAEAFDAGAQALRGRRDSRLRVAASMTIAEYLLPGWLIALRAQRPDTAVSLLAGNSAAVAERLLADEADLGFVEGLSVPAGLEAAVVAHDRLIVVTAPGHPWARRRTPLSARELASTPLILREEGSGTRQVLDTALGGLARPLLELSSTTAVKSSAVSGAGPAVLSELAVGEELSARRLVSVPVDGVRLDRVLRAVWRTGHRPTGPGRDLLGLTRG from the coding sequence ATGAGTGTGGGTGATGAGGCGGTGCTCCCGGTGGTCGGCCTCGCGCACCGGGTGCCGGACCTGGGGGCGCTGGAGCTGCTGCTCGCGGTGGCTCGGCTGGGCAGCCTGGGGCGGGCCGCGCGGGAGCTGGGGATCACCCAGCCGGCGGCGAGCAGCCGGATCCGGTCGATGGAGCGGCAGCTGGGCGTGGCGCTGGTGGACCGTTCGCCGCGGGGTTCGCGGCTGACCGACGCCGGGGCGCTGGTCACCGACTGGGCGCGGCGGATCGTGGAGGCCGCGGAGGCGTTCGACGCGGGGGCGCAGGCGCTCAGGGGCCGACGGGACTCACGGCTGCGGGTGGCCGCGAGCATGACCATCGCCGAGTACCTGCTGCCCGGCTGGCTGATCGCGCTGCGCGCGCAGCGGCCCGACACAGCGGTGTCGCTGCTGGCCGGGAACTCGGCGGCGGTCGCCGAGCGTCTGCTCGCGGACGAGGCGGACCTGGGGTTCGTGGAGGGGCTGTCCGTGCCGGCGGGCCTGGAGGCGGCGGTCGTCGCGCACGACCGACTGATCGTGGTCACGGCACCGGGGCACCCCTGGGCCCGCCGCCGCACGCCGCTCTCCGCGCGGGAACTGGCGTCGACGCCACTGATCCTGCGGGAGGAGGGCTCGGGTACCCGCCAGGTCCTGGACACTGCCCTGGGCGGCCTGGCCCGCCCCCTGCTCGAACTGTCCTCGACGACGGCGGTCAAGTCCTCGGCGGTCAGCGGCGCGGGCCCGGCGGTCCTGAGCGAACTGGCCGTGGGAGAGGAACTGTCGGCCCGTCGCCTGGTGAGCGTCCCCGTCGACGGCGTACGCCTTGACCGGGTGCTGCGAGCGGTGTGGCGCACGGGCCACCGGCCGACGGGACCGGGGCGGGATCTGCTGGGGCTGACGCGGGGCTGA